AAGAAGCATTTTACCTGAACCACAGAGAAATGCATCATATGCTGCCTCATGAGGAGACTTCTTCTCAGCTGTAAGTgtccaacaaaataaaaaagaaacaaacacctcTGGCACTCTGTGGAAATTGCTTGGCCACAGAACCTTAATGTCTGTAAGATCCATTCTGCTGTTTATTCCCCCATGGCTCAGCtgttccctccctccccttaAAGCCCTTACACCCTACGGCACATCTGTGATTCTACTGGGCATTTTAAATTGACCCCAACAAAAAGGCAGCACTTATGGCAATGTCTGAAGAGCTTAGCGAGATgcacacaaagaacaaaattaacttTCACGAAGACCTACACCAAATTGCATTCTATGCTACTGATGGCATGGGAACTGCACACCAGAAGCTCGATGTAAATTCATCAGTCCTACTCAAACTCATTGATGCTGTGCCTGTGGACAtccacagatgaaaacaaaacccccaACGTAGAAGGTGTGCTTAGAAACCATACCGTATCGTGCAGAGTCACTTGCAAGAGCAATCACTGGACATGTTGGATCCATGGGATTTAGGTCGCTGCTGAACACAAATGGATGGGTAAGATTTTTGATAAGATTTTCGTCCTTCCTCACTATGTTAGAGACAAAGTTACATGCCTGTTCTGTAACCTGTggcttcattttagaaaaagctACTGAACATTTTAGAAGGAACTTTTAAACCATCCCATGAGAGGAGTGAGATACTTTGCTGAATGCAATCTTCCAGTTTCCCTGAAAACTAACTCCTCAATACTacttcagcctcttctcccattcAAACCTTCTAAGGAGCGTATTTGTTCTAACTACAcacaaaaatgtgaataaaactAAAAGTCAATGGGACAGATTAAATTGATACCCATGAAATGggtgaaataaaagaacaaaaaacacaagACCTCTGAGAATCTGCAGTCTGAAAGCTGAAAACCGTAACACCACCACCTACCACAGAATAATACTTTTCTTATAAGCTCTAATTTTGTATCTGAATTTTGGGAGTGGGGGGATGAGGGTTAAGAGgggaaattttccttttcctaccAAGTATTTACAAAACACACAAGCAATTTATCTACAGAACAAGTGTAAAAAAAGTAAGTCTTCTAACACGCTGTCAACAGTCACGGCTAAGCTGATGGAATACGGTATCTACTGATGTTCCACTATAGTACTTAGTCACTGCTTTCAGCTCAGTGCTAAGAGAAGCTCTTTCCTGAGAGCTGGTAtttgaaatcagtgttttcaCTGAGAACTTAAACTCACTCATTTCATAACACGTCATATGCAAGATCCAGCTGTACAGCTGTGTTATAAGGCCATATGCAAGCAAACCTTGAGACCAATTAAATAAAGGTGGAAAGCTATTACAAAGCTATGAAGTCCTGCTTGGTATTTTGGAACGTAGGCGTTTCTACAACCACAGAACTAGCACCATAGAGTATCCCAAGTTAGAAAGTGCCGAcaaggatcaccgagtccaaaccctggctccacacagaaccacacaaaattcaaaccctCTGTCCGAGAGCGGTGTCCTTGAACTCcagctgtgaccactgccctgggcagcttgttccacGCCCACTGCCCTGATACTCTGCAGTTACACAATAGAAACTACAATATATCTTACAGACTCTAGTCCCATAATGCTATATGAGAACTgacttttaaaacaacaaaaaaattattccatgATTACTTTATAACAAATAGgagcaaatattttcctcttaaattTAGGAAGGCAAGAAAGAAGCTTGAAAACTTctgggaggaagaaaatcatgaacatacaaaatatttttcccatgaAAACAAAGGGACCACAGAAGCTTTATAGCCCACCACTGACCTGCACAAAACCTCATAGACCTCCAGAAGATTAGATACTCGAGGAAACTGGTagttctgtaaaacaaaactatGTTAGAAAACCAGCTGAGTTCATTCACTGGTCCTGCTGCCTCATTAAATGGGATCTGAAATCAGAGTGTTTCAAGGCAACATGTAGAACTGGTCATAGCTCTGTGACCATAGCATGCTCAGGAAAGGCATCTTCTTTTCTAGATGAAAGAGATTTAAGTCCACATAGAACAACTTTTGCATCTCACCTTCCAGATGGATTTTGTTACAGTCTTGGTGTCTATGAGGACAGGAAACAGGTGGTGAATATTCCTTTTAAATTCTTCAtagctttctgaaagcaaagcaaacgGATACAGACATTTCGAAAATGAGGAGAAGCCAGCAGTATTTCAAACAATTAAGAAAAGGATGTGTACTCAGAGGAACGATGTCCTGTTCCAGCAGGGCACAGAAGAGAtgaccagcactgctgcttgctaAGCTCTGCGGGTGGTTGGGTGGCGAAGGGCCACTGCCTCCCAccctcccatccctgctgcaagggcagctgctgggggcacAGTCCCTGGGGACAGCAGATACACACAGCATTACCTGGCAGGGGGTTGTAGAACTTGTCGTGGAGATGGCAGAGGTCCATCAGCATGTTGTGTCCCACCAGGGGCTATTGGAAGAACAAACGTAACAGCCTGCTGAAACACAGTTTTGCAGAAGGACTCAGACATGACCAACCTCAGGCCTGCTCAACAGCTGTAATCCTTTCCTCCCACGGACAGCATCCACACACACTCACCCAAAAGTCATTCAGGTTGCATCAGTTATATCAAGACTAGCGCTTTCAGGAAATCAGACTTGTGGGCTCTCTGAAGAGGGTATTTTTCAGTAGTACTCTATTTTGAGTGGATTTGAGGAACTATGGGATAGATTCTCAGTTCAGCTGAGCAGCAATAGTGTCTTCCAGTGATCACATATATAGTCCTACCTAGAAGGGGAAGGACATGCTCTGCTTATCACCCATAAAGCCCTCTGAAGCTGAAATTCATTCAATAATCTGGACACAGAACACAAGAATTGCCACCTATAATCACACCAATTGTCTACATGGTCCAAGAAACAGGCCTGACACATGCTGAAAACCATAACTTGTCCAAAAGGCAAAAATCTGCTCAGCTTTCCTAGATGGTGACTCATGCTGTGTACCAAGGATTCAGTGTTGCAGACTCTTGCGTTTTCTCAAGTAGACAACTGACGACTAAACCGGATGATCACACTGAATGAGCTGAGCAATTTAATACAAACTACTATGCTTTATCTTTTATCATGCCTTTACATTCAGTGTAGCAAGttaaaaagaagatttaaaaaaaaaaaaaaaagagtagtgGTGGGTCATTTTACCTTTTTAGCTTTAACAATTATCTGGAAAAGGTTGGTAAAGCCCCGGGCAGATGTGAGAATGAGCTCTTTCCGGCAGGAGTCATGAGAAGAGCTTTCCAGAAGGCGACGACGCTGCGGACTCACTTTTTTAACCATTACCTGAAAAGAACAGTTACTGGCTATCAGCCTCCCATGCTAGTTGCATGTACTGAATGCTGAGGACTCAAGATCCACTTCTAGGCTatgaaaaatggaggaaaaaaagagaaaacatgcatCCCTGAGACCTCAGAACAATCTCATTTCTCTTCCCTACGGAGATCAGTGCTCCAGTAATAAGATACCTCTTCTAATGGTACCTTACTAACgcttctttttttaagaggatGGCTCCTACCACAGGTATTTTGGACCACAAATAAACATAATTCACTTTAACTTTATGCTAATATTTTAAGTTCATggcactgaaaaacagtgccATGTCATCACACAAACTGAATCCCCAAAGGCTGTGCTTCAGGTGAGCAGGCTGGGTAAGTCTGTCACTCTACAGGCAATGGTTATCAAGCCAGCattaaagcaaggaaaaaaaaaaaaaaagaacaacaacaaaaaaaaatgctctatAATCCATTTCTAAGCAACTGACCGTTACCATTCTTGTGCCATGTTCTGAGAAGTCTGTAGCCATTggtttaattcagaaaatactgcatCAAATGCAAAATACCGATGTAAAGATGAAAAAGGCACATCCCACTAAAGCAAGACATATAAAAGGGAAAGTCTTCAAAGCAACTATACGGCAAAAGACggcaaagaaaaaacactaaAGGCTGGAAACAGCTATTTCTTGTGAAGGTATTAAAGGAGAGATTTTTCAAAGGCAGCGAGAGTCTCTGCAGAACTGCCCCAAGGACAAGTATTTCTAGCTCAAGGTATTTTGTGGTTACAGGGGAAACAGAAACCAAAGTTATTCAATTTTGTGAGATCTCAAGAAAAGAGATTCAGAATTGACACTTCCCAGAACATTTCTACGTCACTGCCCTCTGCTCTTGGACCCTTATCATTAAAAGCACAAGCAACACTTCAGAGTTTCCTGTGAGAATGTCAGTCCTACCTATCTAGgcagaaaatctcttttcaaaagGTCCAAGGTTACAGCTCACCTCATTGTCTCCAAGAGGCTGTGTCCAAACGTTCTGGAGAGCTTGTCTCAGAACCAGCTGAACATCAAGCATCTGAGAatctaagacagaaaaaaagtagtaaaaactTCAGAGGCGCAAGTAAGTCtatttaagaaaacacatttttctagACAGAAGGACTGGCCAAATAGGTCTGCTCCAGTGTACAAAAAGTAGTCCTGAATGATATGATCTTAATACATTCCTGTACATGtgatgacagcaaaaaaaaaaaaaaaagtcacatggAGAATTTCAGTCAAGTAAGTTTTTGGGAGGTCAAGTAAGTTTTTGGGAGGacaaagaggaaatgaaaacacCAACTGAAAAcgagagaagggaggaagacaATCATgaaagctctggaaaaaaaaaaaaaaaaaaaaaaaggctgtgtTTGCAAAAGGTATCAGAACAACATGGGCTGCAAGTGGGCTCCTATCCCAACTAGCACTATTTTCCCTGTGGCTCCATGGGCCTTTCTTGTTGCTGCACAAGGACAGTGATATACATTGGAAGAAGACCCATCTTCTTCCAAATCACCTTGTATTGAAAACAAGTCCTCTGCAGACAAATCCAAAGCTCTCCTGTTTCAGAGCAACTATGAATTCTCCAGCTGCTACTCTGAAGCACACAATGGAAGCCAATGACCGCAAAGCAAGCTCTTCTGGTCCAAGCACCCAGACCTGTGCCACAACggcacagaaaagcagagctcagaaacAAATTCCTGATGAGAATGCAGGCATAGACAGAGGCAAGAAAAGACAGGCAGCCCCAAATGTTCAGAAGTGACAAAGCCACTCAGAGCCCACAGGAAGGCACCCTGCTTCATACCGCTCAGATCCTGCAGAATCACTGTGTCCCCTTCCTTGGCTGCTGCTATCCAACAGGTCACTTCATCAATAGCCTTCTTCACCACATCCATGTTCAGAGCACTAAAGCAGGATCAGGGATGAAGAAGAAGAGTGGggaaaattgttttgtttgtttccatagATGGAGACTCACGCCCTGCTGTGGGAATGCAGAACAATTTCCCAACTATTCAGCCAAATATCCAGACTGTATCCTGTGATCTCTTCCACCTAAGTACCAGggaagcacttctttactgtgcaAGTGAATAAGCACTGGAATAAGTTGCTCAGAGAGATTGTGTAAGATTTTTGAAGACCTCCCTCCctctttggagatcttcaaaagctgcctggatgtggtCTTGGGCAAGCAGCTCTTGGTGTCCCTGCCTGAGCAGAGGTTGGAgcagatggcctccagaggtccctgccagcctcagccgtCCTGTGATTCGGTGACCCCAGTCCTTCTCAGGACAGATCACAGCACGTGGGAAAAGTTAGCAGCAGGGCATTCAGATCAACAGGTTTTACTCATTTTATAAAACATGATCTGAGAAAAGATAGCTGTAAGCAGTGTCATTATGGGAGCCATCTCTATGAACAATGCTCACCTGCAGACTTTCCAGCTACCCTCTAAGAGACGCTGGCTAAGGATCTTCTCCTGTAACTCATTCATGTATGGGATTCCATCTTTCAggaactgaagggaaaaaactGCCAGGTTGGTTATTCTCCCCCGGACATTCTTGCAGCAGATTAGGGAACAGCAGATTAGCCAGGTTCAAACACAGCATGTATTTGGGAGATGAGGTTTGTCTCACTTTAAAAATACCCCCTTTGAAAATATCAACTGTTGGTAATTTAAGATATGTTCTTACATAAAGGAAGACATGGgtttttgctttcatctttcctttaaGGAAATTAAAGCATCAAGATAAAAATCACACAATGCTACCTGCTTAGAATTCCTAAACAGTGTTCTTATGTAACAACATAGCCCCATTTTATGGGAAAAGTGGCAACAGAAGAGATGTAGGTAAACTGAGAGCTTCCCACCTTCATGACTACCAAAGACACCCTCTGGGGCCTGTCTACTGACTTGTAAGCTCACTAGAGGTGCCTCTTGTTCTTCAGAGGTGGGGAAACCTGCCTTAGGCTGACAAAGATGTGTTTATTGCCTCTAAGGCACTTCAGAAAACCACTGCTCCCTCTCCCCGTTGATAATATACCACACTATGTATTCATACACTAGTGAGAAGCTTTTCACACCGAGTGTGTGGACATTAATCCTAATTTCTCCAATAGTTGCACAGACTTCCTCTGTTCTAGATTCCTAGCACAGAAACTACCTACCTTATTAAAGTCAAAGCCATAGTGAGACAGGAATTGGATGCTAGATGCAGA
The sequence above is drawn from the Numida meleagris isolate 19003 breed g44 Domestic line chromosome 3, NumMel1.0, whole genome shotgun sequence genome and encodes:
- the PNLDC1 gene encoding poly(A)-specific ribonuclease PNLDC1 isoform X2, with amino-acid sequence MDVGAADFARCLPCLRDRVGRAAFLGLDMEFTGLHSAFSQNNQPSLFDSPAERYQKVRQSVQRFTITQLGLAIFSEENSNKYLVHSYNFFLFPSTLGVTDAELTLSASSIQFLSHYGFDFNKFLKDGIPYMNELQEKILSQRLLEGSWKVCSALNMDVVKKAIDEVTCWIAAAKEGDTVILQDLSDSQMLDVQLVLRQALQNVWTQPLGDNEVMVKKVSPQRRRLLESSSHDSCRKELILTSARGFTNLFQIIVKAKKPLVGHNMLMDLCHLHDKFYNPLPESYEEFKRNIHHLFPVLIDTKTVTKSIWKNYQFPRVSNLLEVYEVLCSSDLNPMDPTCPVIALASDSARYAEKKSPHEAAYDAFLCGSVLLKSAHLLLCRLTDDAAKANSSFSQYLTMLAEYLNKVNFIRGGVSSIVRMNCRIFLGKIFPADTPLPWLSMSEVGHGWMKGRSTRSYSLFVALILGDFQTTNSFCSPIDLSMSFVFCMITNITLSCRSLSIATGGTLRM
- the PNLDC1 gene encoding poly(A)-specific ribonuclease PNLDC1 isoform X3; amino-acid sequence: MDVGAADFARCLPCLRDRVGRAAFLGLDMEFTGLHSAFSQNNQPSLFDSPAERYQKVRQSVQRFTITQLGLAIFSEENSNKYLVHSYNFFLFPSTLGVTDAELTLSASSIQFLSHYGFDFNKFLKDGIPYMNELQEKILSQRLLEGSWKVCSALNMDVVKKAIDEVTCWIAAAKEGDTVILQDLSDSQMLDVQLVLRQALQNVWTQPLGDNEVMVKKVSPQRRRLLESSSHDSCRKELILTSARGFTNLFQIIVKAKKPLVGHNMLMDLCHLHDKFYNPLPESYEEFKRNIHHLFPVLIDTKTVTKSIWKNYQFPRVSNLLEVYEVLCSSDLNPMDPTCPVIALASDSARYAEKKSPHEAAYDAFLCGSVLLKSAHLLLCRLTEIFLGKIFPADTPLPWLSMSEVGHGWMKGRSTRSYSLFVALILGDFQTTNSFCSPIDLSMSFVFCMITNITLSCRSLSIATGGTLRM